GCTACATTCAATCCTGTGGCCTGTCGTGACAGGATTCTGACCCACAGCCTGGGTCACAAACTTCCATGAGCACCGGAGTAGGGAAACTCAAGGAGTCTGGGCCAAGTGCCTGGGTCTTCTCTCACCAGGGCCAGGGTCTGTCCGGGCATGACGGTGAAGGACACATCCTGCAGCGTTTCTCGCCTGCAAGGAAGGGTGGGCATGGTCAGCAGGCCTGCTGCGCTCCCAGGGACTCCTTCCACCAGCAGAGCTActcctgggccctgcccctcccctgggccctgccctAGAAGGCTCCCCTTCTAGGCAGTGGTGGGCTGAGAagcagggatgggggggggcggaggcCATGTGTAAATGGATGATGGGACAGGAGGCTGGGAGGTGGCAAAAGGGAGACTCACCCACTGGTATAGCTGAAGTGCACATTCTCAAACTCAATATGGCCCCTCTGGAAGTGCAGGGGCCCTGCTCCAGGGAGGTCCTTCACCTGGGAAAGTGCCACCCATGTGTGCCGCCACTAAGGTCTGCTCTTCCCCAGCCACCGGAACACCACGCAGACTCCCGCTTCCCGCACCCCGCGCTTCACTCACTTCCGGCTTCTCTTTCAGCAGGTCGAACATGTTCTCCATGTCGATGAAGTTTGTCTGGATCATCCTGCAAAAACAGCGCTGGCTGGGGCTCCTCTGAGGAGCTAGGGAAATAACCATGCACCCCGGACAGGTGAGGGTCGGAGATCAGGTTACCTGTAGTAGGTGCCAAACCAGTTGAGAGGCATGTACAGCTGGATGATGTAGGTGCCAAAGAGCACGAAGTCCCCGACCTGCGGAGATCCCAGGAGGACGATGGAGTCACGGGAGGCCTACGGGCTGGCACCCCGCCCATCTGCTGTCACCTTGCGCACTTCCCCCCAGGCACCGGGAGGCCCAAACACGGACCCCGGGCCCCTCTTCCCCAAACCCAGCACAGTTCCCTCACCTGTAGCTTCTGCTCACTGACAAAGTACGCACAAAGCAGGGagccagcaaggagcccaagtcCAATCACCAGGTTCTGGGTCTGATTTAGTAAAACCAGTGAAGCCGTTGACTTCCACTCCAAATGCTGGGGCAATGATAtgggggggccggggggtggaATGTCACACATACACTCTCACCAAATCCAAACCTGAGCCCCCAGGCATCTTCAACCTCACTTTTTCAGCCCAAGTTGTACTCCTCTTGGCCCTGGCAATTCCACGAGGCTAGTACACTGCTCTCAGCCGGCGTCAAACGAGCATCCTCACCTGATATTTGAGGATGGCCTCTCGATAGCGGTCCACTTCGTAACCTTCCGCGTTGTGATACTTCACCTGACGAAATCAAACCACTGTATGAGACGAGGCTGCAGCCTGAACACCTGGATCATTTCCTCCAGATTCCCAGTGGCTCcttcctcattttatcttttttctttctttcgttaaACTCTTACTTaaataatttctacacccaacatgaggcaagaactcacaaccctgagatcgagagtcccgtgctcttctgactgaggcagccaggcctCCCTCCGTCCTCATTTGAaaaggcaccccctcccccccccgcccctcgcAGCTCCCTGGCAGCCCCGCTGGTCGTGGCTGCCTCACATCTCCGTGCCTCACGTTACTGTCCAAGGCCTTCATTACCGTCTCAAAGTTTAGCAAAGAGTCCACAGCTCGGGCCCGGGTAGCATTCTCCTGTGTGTTCATAGCACGTCGAAACTTCGTTCTCCACTCAGTGACCACAATGGTCACAACTGTAGAGTgacaggagggggaggaaggcGAAGAAGAGATCAAGACATCACTCCCGATAGCAGAGACCACAGGCGGATGTTCGCTACCTGACACATACAAACGAACCCTGAGCTATAGACCAGGGACCCAGATCCCAAAGGGAGAGAGCCCTAAGCTCCCTGGGGGAAGGGGCTATGCCTGAGGCGTCTTTGCGGCCTGCACAAAGCCTCGTGtgtgaaaatgctgttggtgaCCAAATGAACGCGAGCTGCAGCTGGTTAGAGAAATGAGGTTTCTCCTTGACTTGAACCCACAGCAGGCCCCTAATGTGACCAGGAtgcccttccctgtccctctATCCGGCTTGAGCTACAGCCCCCCTGGCAGAAGAGAAGGCCCACCCATCACATTGGGGAGCAGCAGCTTACTCAAGTCCACTAATCCACAGCCTCTCCTAGCTGGGCCACCTGAGTAGGGGCAGGGCTCATGCCCAAGGAAGTCCCCAAAATACTTCAGGGAGACACTTCCACCAGGCAGCACTCACTGAGGTAAAGACTCATGCAGAGGAACACAATGAGGCCAAACCAGGCGTTGAAGAACATGCTGAAGTAGATGATGCCGATGGTGATGTCAGCCAGCGTGGGGAGCACGTTGAACACCAGGTAGCTAGGAAGGCGAGTCAGGCAACAAAGGAAGGTTTAGGGGCTTGGAGCCAGCAGCTCTGCCCCCAGGAGTTTCCGTGTGGTGTTTCGTTTTTCAGTGGCAGCAGACTAGAATCAAGCTAAATGCCTCTCAACAGGTGGATGGCTAAATAAACGGTAGTAGGCCCCAAGTACAGAATGCACAGGGTCAGTTATAACGAATGAGGAGGATCTTCATGCAGGGGAAGATGTCTCCATACCGTTTTGTTAATAAGGCAATTTTGAGAATGACATCTGTGCCATGACCCTATGTGTTTTAGGGAAACCCTCCCCAGTACCCCATTAGTGCCGTGAGTCTCTGCACATATGTATGTCAAAGTGTCAAGAGCACAACTCAACATCCTAGACGGGGTGGGAACCTCTGGAGAAGTGAGTAGAATTTATAAGATActtgttccattttatttgtgTTATGGCAGCATGTGTATATTTAtcttaaagttaaaataaaaaaaaggaggacGGAGAGGCAGCTGAAGCTGGGTGCTTTCTCCAGCCCCACCGTCCCACACTCCATTTCCACGGGCCTGGCACCTGAGCAACCCTGTGACACTGGATGTGCCCCGGTCCACAATCCGTAGCACCTCCCCGGTACGGCGTCCCAGGTGCCAGCGCAGGGAGAGCTCATGCAGGTGGGAGAAGAGGCGCAGCTCCACCTGCCGCGATGTGAACTGCTGTACCCGGATCCACAGGAACGTGCGCAGGTTGCTCACAAAGCCTAGGGGGAGCGGGGGGGAGGCCTCGGTAGAGCTGAGGGGCCAAATGACATCAGCCCGCTACCGAGATATGAAAGGTCCGAGAACGCCAAGGGGCCAAGGGAGGGATGCTtcggggaggaagaggaagagaggccaATGACAACCAGGGTGACAGCAGAGTCCCTCATACCTGTACTGCCAGTGCCACCCCCCTGGAGGAACTTGAGGATGACATAGGTGGTAACAGTCCAGGCCAGGGAGCTCCAAGGTGCCTTCTCAGTCATTAAGTTCACTATGGAGAAAATAAGTCAGAGCCCACTTGTGGCCCCGAGGGCTCTCTGCTCCAGGCACCAGCCACAGTCCCCTTTCTGACCCTCCAGCTCCTAACACTGTCCCACCTCCGTAGGTTAGGGCCCCCACCCCTCACATGGCCGATGAAGGACCAGAGAGCTGAGCAGGCACTTCTTCTTCCCCTCACCTATGTCCCTATAGAAGATGGGGACCAACACATTCAGTCCCCGTTCCAACCCCATGAGCCCCAGGCAGATGAGCACAACAAGCTGCAGAACTGGACTCCCTCGAGGCCACAGGTAGCCACTCAGTAGGCGGAGCTTCCTGCCAAGGTCTTGCCATGTAGATCTTGGTGGTGCCTCTGGTGACTGAACCTAGGATGGTCAAACACGTAGGGGAGGGGAGCTCAGAAATCAAAAAGAAGTGGCCTAGCCGAACCCCTCTAGGGAAAATGTATGGGATTACAGCTCCCAGTTATCTCAGACCCACAAGTGATCCCCAGTGAGGTCAGAAAGGCTCACAGGGCACAAACTGAGATTTGGGAAAGAAATATTATGGtgagaaaaaatgaagacaggCAATGAAATTAAGACAGACCCTAAGGTTCAGAAATTCAGGCATACCTCACTCCTCTCTACGTCTTGATCCTCTTCATTAACCTTCAAGGCATAGGACTGGGGACGAAGTCCAGGGGCCCAGAGTCCCAGGATAAAAAGCCCTCCAGAGACCACATACCGCAGCACCCACAGGCTAAACTGAACCTAGAATAAAACGTGTCCGGAGAGCATCAAAGAAGGCCAAAATGCCATTGTTACCACTTATAACAGAGCTAGGGACTGGGGTAGGGCACATACCCAGGTCAGGGGCCCAGCATCAagtaggctttaaaaaaatctagagtgACTCAGCACAGACACACCCCACCAGCTGGCTATCAGCAACCAGGCCATGCAGgcctcccccttcttccctttcttagaGGCATCCGAAAGTGTGGAACCAGTGTGACCAGACATACCATCCTTCTTCTCAGCCCTTGCCACTCATGATTCTCCTCTCCCCACGAGGTCCCTTACCTGCTGGCCCAAGTCTGCCCGTGCCCACCACCACTGTGGGCTGTTCCAAGACACAAGGGCCAAGTTCTCAGCTGTAAATGCCACAGTCCAGAGGAGCAGGAGACCCGAGCTGTGCCTGAACTCGATCCAGATGCCCATTGCTAGCTTCTGCCAGGCCTGGTTATGTTCCACCACGAGCAGCCCCAGGCCACAGGCGCTGGCCAGAGTCCCCAGTATGGAAGCCAGCAGTAGGTAGCCTGGCAGCGGGGCGGCCCCAGCAGTGCCCACCCGGCCAACGAGGCTGGCTAAGGGCAGTGCCACCTGAAGTGTGGCCAAAAGCAGCTGCAGCACATAGGGAGCGACAAGAGGGCCGGCGCTCCAGGACGGCTCGTGGGGGCCAGCTGGCCGCTCCCGGCGCTTGCAGGGAAGGGCGAGCACCAAGGCCAGAGCCCCCAGGGCCATCAGTGTCGAGGGCATAAGCGTGAAGAAGAAGCAGGGACTCAGGCCTCCCTTCACCCAGGCCGGCCCCAAGGGCCCCTCGGCCTCGCAGTAGTTGCCCACAATCACCATGGCGATGCGTGGCCGCCGGCCGAGGCTGCGGGGACTTTGGGGCCTGCGGGGACTGCAAGAAGGGCAAACGGAACCGGCTGCTCTGGGCGGGGCGCGGATGGTGGGGTGTTTCGGGTCATGGAGCCGAGGGGCGCCAAGCCGCGGGGGTCTCGGGCAGGGACACACGTGGGCCCGGCCACACTACCCACTCTTCGCGCACGCGCCGCCGCCACGCACTCACGCAGGGCACGTACGCCGTCTTCTCCCGTCCGTCCGGCCCTCGCTCGCAGCCTGGCACCCTACTGCCAAGACCCGGCCCGAAAGAATGCTCGGCGTCTGACCAGAGCAGCTCCCTCGCGCAGCAGCCCCGCCCACCAGGACGGTCCCGCCCCTACGTAGGGTCCCCATTGGTCAACGTCTCTgaaggggcgggagggggagggtgcACGCGGGAAAGGCAAAATACCAGGGCGGAGTCGGCTTGGTCACGTGCTCGGGGCGCGAAATCTGACCGCACGTCCGGCCGGAGACCTTGACCTGCACGGAACCACAGCTAGGAAATGACCCTTCCGCTAGCAGGCTAGCTCGGTATATCCAAGTGACGGCATAGACCCACTCTCCTACAGGGCCCGGCCGGCTCCCCGGCCATCAGGGAAAATCACACGCACCCCACTCCACTTGTTCCCATCATTCTAGCCGCCGAGAGACAACTAGCGGCGCAAGACAACAAGCCGCGACCTGGTCAAAGTCCCTTTTTTATTAAGGGTTATCAAGCTGTACACAGTTCCTACGCCTTCCGCTGTGAGCTCGGGCAGCACAGTTGACCACACCCGCAGCGGACCAGATAGGGgcgaggggtggggtggagagtaGGAGCTGGATCCCAGCATGCAATGCGGCAGCTCAAAGCCTAGGGCGAAGGCCTCCTGTcgtccctctgtccccctctggAGGACAGCGGGAGGCAGGCCAGAGCTCTCCTGCTGGGAGGTAGACAGCCGAGGGCACAACCAGTCCAGTCCGTCCTATGTGCAGGCGGTAAGGGGTATAATAAGCAGCAATGGGGACCAGAACAGCCTCAGTCTCCCAGGGGCCCATCCTAAAAGTTGGGAGAGGGCAGCAAAGAATGTCCACCCTGCTCCTGCAATTTAGAAACCTTCCTTCTTAGTGTCAAAAGATAGCATGAGAGGAGCTGGGATCTAGGGCCTCCGCACCAATGCAAAGCAAAAGCTGAACAGAATGGGAGCAAGCGAACGGAACCAGAGCAAGTGGCACACATGCCAGTCATGAGCAGGAAGCGGGAGAGAGGTGAGCAGGCTGCAGCACTGGGAGTGAACTGGGGGTGAGGTAAGGGCCACAGCCTGAGCTGCTCATCTGttcagggtgggggagggaggctgcagaGGCTGAGGGTCTGGGCCCAACCTCCCCACTCCACAGTTGGCACGGGTTCTCCCTGCTTGGCAGCTTCTGTGGTGGGCAGTCCTCTGGAGACTTGCAGGGGTGGGTGCAAAGGTGGTAGtactggggctgggctggggaccaGTTTCTAGCACCACACTCTGAGCCAAGGGGGTTCCTGGGGATGAGGCTGGAGTCCTGTGTGCCTTGGTTCCTGGGCCCCCATCTCTCCTGGGGCTGTGGCAAGCCCAGCGCTGGCACCTCCCTTGGCCaggcagacacacagacaccacACACGTGGAGCCAGGCAACACTCAGAGGAGCCCTCCATGGCAGGCGGATGGGATGGCAGAGCGACAGCAGCCTCCATCCTGGGACATAGGGACCCTCTCAGCCTTGTCTATACCTGTGGAGAGAAACGGGTTAGTAGTGGAGATAATCTTCCGCTAACTGCTTACCCACAAAACAGCTTGgagataaaggaaaaggaaagcttgATCCCTGGGCAGGAACTCGTAGGGAAAATCAAGCCCTGGATTTCAGAGAAGGTGAGGCAAGAAAGGGCAGTGTATTTTGGAGGGGGAGGAACAGTATCTCTGCACGAGCGGCCTGCCTTCTCTCACATGAGACTTTGATCGCGGCCTGGAAGTTACTACTTCCTGTAGCAGTCGTTCTCCGGTCCTGAAGCCCTTACCTTGTGCACCTGAGGGGGAAGCTCATCCTCCGAGCCCTCCTCGGGCACCGGTTCTGGGTGCCTGGATGCTGACTGCCCATCTTCAGCCCACCCTCCAAGGGGCAACCGAGAGAAGTGAGAGGGAGCCCGGGGTACTGTGCCAGGATCTAGAAACACAAGTAAACATACTCTTAGAATGAACACAAACAGAAATGTGGAGAAAGGTTCTGGGGCTGTTCAGGGTCAGGGTGAGGGTTAGTCTCTTTGGGCCTGACCGCTCtgacctccttcctccccaggaggCCCCCCGAAGAGCCACCTTTCCCTGAAGGCTCTGTACCCTCCTGGACTCCCGCTGGATACCTGTGATACCCCCGTAGCGCCTCTGGAAGCCCCCCTGCAGGGCGGTGGTCTCGGGTGCTCCGGGCCGGGCTGCAGCACAGGGATAGCTAGCCGAGCGAGGGATAGGTTGGGAGGCCCGGGAGCCCTCTGCCCCCTCTTCAGGGGCGCTCTCCCCACTCTCATCGCTCTCCCGGCGGTGCCACACGTGCCGCTCAGGTTCGGCCTGGGCCTGCTGCTTGTGGAGCTGAGAggtggaggcaggtgggggggggggctcattAGGTGGGGACAGAGTATCTGAAACAGATGCCCCCCACCATGCTATCCTCCAGTTCCCATTTTTACCATCTCACCTAGAATCAGCGACCCAGAGTAACTACCACGTTAACAGTGTGTACCACACATGACGTCTTACACGTTAAATTCTCAGCACATCCCTGGAACCTAGTCATTTGAGTCAAGAACAAATTGGGTGCACACgtaagtgccaggcactctttCAAGGTGCTGGGAAGAcagcagtgaacagaacagacaaaaatcccagCCCTTGTATGGCTTCTATGCTGGGCGTGGAAGCGGGCGGTtatagacaataaaataaaaaaggaaaaaaatgcagtgtgtcagataaatgctatggagaaaaataaagcaggaagatTCAGGAGGGTGGCCAAGGGAGGCTCTTTTGGTCAGGATGGCCAGAGACGGTCTCATTGAAGAGGTAAGAACAAGTGAATAAAGGAGGGAGCCATATGCCTAGCTCAGGGAAGTGGATTCTTGGCAGCGAAAACAACCAGTGTGTAAAGGGCCCTGGATGACAATAAACTTGGCTAAAAAGGATGGTAAAGGGGTATATGCGGGAATGGAGATCAGAGTAGGGGAATGGCAGAGAAGGGTTCCAAACCCACATCTTGCTTTTCCACGCCTAAAATCCTCTATTTGTCAGTGGCCACCTTGATTCCGTGGCTCGGGCCCTTCCTGCCCACTCACCTGGTGCATATAGAGGGCATGCAGGCTCATCTCGGTGGATGCGTATTCCGACAGCACCAGGCTCTGCAGCTGTCCTTCCCACACACTGCTCCCGGAGCTGGCTGTCCTGGCATCCACCCTGTCCCTCCCGGCACAGACAGGAGCCGTCAACATTTCTGAGACCCGCAGAGGTTGCTGGGGGCTACTGCCATGCCCTCCCATCGTGGCCCCCCCTCTACTCACCCAGAGCCTGTCATGGTGCTGGGAGCTCGGCCTGTGGGCACCTGACCGGGgtgcagaggggagaaggagcgCAGGGCAGAGGCAACTTCAGCCCTGTGCCTGGAGCCCTGCAGGTCTCTGGGCAGTGGGGGACCCCGGCAGGATGAGCCGGCTACCACATTTGCGATAAGGCTCAGTGGCTGTGAAAGAAAGGGGTGGGTAGAGttcccagggcaggagggaggccgCAGGGTCCCTCAGTGTTCTGGATGTCAGGACCCCAGGGCACAGATTGGACAGACAGAAGGAAACCAACCGGGTAGGTAGGCCCTTCCACCCCAAGCCCAGTCCTCAACTCCCAGCACCTGGAGTCCACTCTGCCTGCTGTCATCTCCCAGTCCCCAGGAACACACCTCAGACTCAGACTGTAAGGACTGGATGGACGTAAAGAGGGCATTTTCAGGGAGCAGACCGCCTTGGGCGAGGCCGGCAGCTGCTCCGTCCCGCTGAACCTGTTCCTTGAGGAAGCCGAGGAAGGCCGTGCTTTCACGCGGCGGCTGCCAGCCGGGGTTGGTGATGGCAAAGTGCATGAGTGACAGCTCTGTCTTCCCATCCTCGGCTTGCTGGTACACCGAGGCCTCTGTCTGCCCACCAGACAACCACTGCACAAGGGAGGCTACAGTGAGGGGGGCTGCCGTATCTTGTCCCGGGCCCCGGGGCCCACCCCAGGGACGGTCGCACACTGGGCTAGCTGCTTGGTTTGTGCCTTTCTCAAGGGAACTTGGCCAGAGGTGCAAGCTGAAGGCTAAAATCCAGCCCAAGCTCCTATTTACCAAGCAGGGCTGCCTTCTGGCGAAGCACTGGCTCAGAGGGGTGTCTTTCTGCAATCGGCCCAGAGACATCGTATGTGTCAGCATCACCTCTGGCCACCTGCCCTTGTCCTCCCCGGTACCTGGGGATGCCCATGCTGGCGAACGTCCATCTGAGCGAAGGAGCAGGTGTCTCCAACACCTACGACCTCCACAGTGAAATTGCGGAAGAAGTCTATGATCTCCAGGGCCCGTGGGCGCAGGCAGAAGATGAGGATGAGGGGTGTGACAATGGGGCTCAGTAATTCCTCCAAGATGAACACCTAAAAGGTGAGGGGGGGACCCAGGTCACAGGAGAGCAGGAGGGATCCCAGCCCTCACCACCAAGCTATCAGCCAGTCTCTAAGAGGCCCTAACTCCAACTCCACTCACTGCCTTGTACTGGAAGAGCTGGGCAAACTCGTCCCGGGTCTGCGAGCGGTGGGCATTACCCTGCCAGTGGTCAGGCATGTAGTGGATGTGCGCGAGGATCACGCGGAGCAGCTGCTCGGGGCAGAACACCATGTGCTGGTCCGGGATAAAGGACCTGCGGGAATCGGGGTCACGGTGAGAAGGAAGCCTTTCCCAGGGGCGCTAGTGGGCTTGCCCCCGCCTGCCACCCTGGCCCACCTGCACACGGTCACGGTGACCCCCAGGAGTGTGACGGTGGTGAGGACGTGTTCCACGGCCAGCACGTCTTCGTCGTAGATGGTGAGGGCGATAAGCACGGCCAGGATGGAGCCAGCGAAGAAGGCGCCATTCTTGGCCAGCAACGTCAGCAGAGGGGACAAGAAGCAATTCATGTACTTGGAGGCGGGCTTGTAGCCTCGGTTGAGGCGGGACTGCAGCTCGTGTTCCAGCTCGTTGAAGTGGCGGAGGTAGCAGCGGCCATAGAGGGACCAGCAACGTGCTCCCAGGGCCCCGGGCTCCCGCTTCAGCACCTCTGCGTAGCTGAAGAAGGCATAGAGGATCTGCCAGATGAGGATGAGGGGGCACAGTAGGAAGTTGGCGATGCCGATCCACAGGATGCGGTTGCTGAGGCGCTGGGCCAGCTCGAGCCGTTGCCCCCCACGTTTGTACTCGGCCTTGAGGCTCCATTCATTGAGAAACAGAGAGCCAGGTCCCCAGAAGAGGATCAGCTCGAAGTTGTACTTGAGGCCACGGGTGAAGAAGACGGCCTCCCCCAGGCCGGGCAGGCGGAAGCGCAGAGGCAGGAGGGATTTGTTAACCAGGGCGACCATGTAGTTCTGGAAACGGAGGATGCGATGGTAGATGTCCAGCTCTGTCAGCTCGCGCTTGTGGATGCAGATCTGGTGCTCCTTCTGGGTCTGCACAATCCGGGCCTGCACTTCCTGCCACGTGCAGTACGGGAGGGCAGactgtggggtgggagagagacacGGTGGGGAAGGCGGGCTTGTTGCCTGGACTCCTCCTCGCGCCGCATTAGCTGTGAGGCCCTGTGCTTTGCTGGGTGGAGCCTTTAAGCAGAGGCTCCCTGACCTGCCAGTGACGGATGAGGGTGCCC
Above is a window of Neomonachus schauinslandi chromosome 3, ASM220157v2, whole genome shotgun sequence DNA encoding:
- the ABCB6 gene encoding ATP-binding cassette sub-family B member 6 isoform X2; the protein is MVIVGNYCEAEGPLGPAWVKGGLSPCFFFTLMPSTLMALGALALVLALPCKRRERPAGPHEPSWSAGPLVAPYVLQLLLATLQVALPLASLVGRVGTAGAAPLPGYLLLASILGTLASACGLGLLVVEHNQAWQKLAMGIWIEFRHSSGLLLLWTVAFTAENLALVSWNSPQWWWARADLGQQVQFSLWVLRYVVSGGLFILGLWAPGLRPQSYALKVNEEDQDVERSEVQSPEAPPRSTWQDLGRKLRLLSGYLWPRGSPVLQLVVLICLGLMGLERGLNVLVPIFYRDIVNLMTEKAPWSSLAWTVTTYVILKFLQGGGTGSTGFVSNLRTFLWIRVQQFTSRQVELRLFSHLHELSLRWHLGRRTGEVLRIVDRGTSSVTGLLSYLVFNVLPTLADITIGIIYFSMFFNAWFGLIVFLCMSLYLIVTIVVTEWRTKFRRAMNTQENATRARAVDSLLNFETVKYHNAEGYEVDRYREAILKYQHLEWKSTASLVLLNQTQNLVIGLGLLAGSLLCAYFVSEQKLQVGDFVLFGTYIIQLYMPLNWFGTYYRMIQTNFIDMENMFDLLKEKPEVKDLPGAGPLHFQRGHIEFENVHFSYTSGRETLQDVSFTVMPGQTLALVGPSGAGKSTVLRLLFRFYDISSGCIRIDGQDISQVTQISLRSHIGVVPQDTVLFNDTIANNIRYGRLTAGDEEVVAAAQAAGIHEAILTFPEGYETQVGERGLKLSGGEKQRVAIARAILKAPDIILLDEATSALDTSNERAIQASLAKVCANRTTIVVAHRLSTVVDADQILVFKDGCIVERGRHEVLLSRGSMYADMWQLQQRGQEEVSEDTKPLD
- the ABCB6 gene encoding ATP-binding cassette sub-family B member 6 isoform X1 — encoded protein: MVIVGNYCEAEGPLGPAWVKGGLSPCFFFTLMPSTLMALGALALVLALPCKRRERPAGPHEPSWSAGPLVAPYVLQLLLATLQVALPLASLVGRVGTAGAAPLPGYLLLASILGTLASACGLGLLVVEHNQAWQKLAMGIWIEFRHSSGLLLLWTVAFTAENLALVSWNSPQWWWARADLGQQVQFSLWVLRYVVSGGLFILGLWAPGLRPQSYALKVNEEDQDVERSEVQSPEAPPRSTWQDLGRKLRLLSGYLWPRGSPVLQLVVLICLGLMGLERGLNVLVPIFYRDIVNLMTEKAPWSSLAWTVTTYVILKFLQGGGTGSTGFVSNLRTFLWIRVQQFTSRQVELRLFSHLHELSLRWHLGRRTGEVLRIVDRGTSSVTGLLSYLVFNVLPTLADITIGIIYFSMFFNAWFGLIVFLCMSLYLSSEHPPVVSAIGSDVLISSSPSSPSCHSTVVTIVVTEWRTKFRRAMNTQENATRARAVDSLLNFETVKYHNAEGYEVDRYREAILKYQHLEWKSTASLVLLNQTQNLVIGLGLLAGSLLCAYFVSEQKLQVGDFVLFGTYIIQLYMPLNWFGTYYRMIQTNFIDMENMFDLLKEKPEVKDLPGAGPLHFQRGHIEFENVHFSYTSGRETLQDVSFTVMPGQTLALVGPSGAGKSTVLRLLFRFYDISSGCIRIDGQDISQVTQISLRSHIGVVPQDTVLFNDTIANNIRYGRLTAGDEEVVAAAQAAGIHEAILTFPEGYETQVGERGLKLSGGEKQRVAIARAILKAPDIILLDEATSALDTSNERAIQASLAKVCANRTTIVVAHRLSTVVDADQILVFKDGCIVERGRHEVLLSRGSMYADMWQLQQRGQEEVSEDTKPLD
- the ABCB6 gene encoding ATP-binding cassette sub-family B member 6 isoform X3, whose amino-acid sequence is MVIVGNYCEAEGPLGPAWVKGGLSPCFFFTLMPSTLMALGALALVLALPCKRRERPAGPHEPSWSAGPLVAPYVLQLLLATLQVALPLASLVGRVGTAGAAPLPGYLLLASILGTLASACGLGLLVVEHNQAWQKLAMGIWIEFRHSSGLLLLWTVAFTAENLALVSWNSPQWWWARADLGQQVRDLAPPRSTWQDLGRKLRLLSGYLWPRGSPVLQLVVLICLGLMGLERGLNVLVPIFYRDIVNLMTEKAPWSSLAWTVTTYVILKFLQGGGTGSTGFVSNLRTFLWIRVQQFTSRQVELRLFSHLHELSLRWHLGRRTGEVLRIVDRGTSSVTGLLSYLVFNVLPTLADITIGIIYFSMFFNAWFGLIVFLCMSLYLIVTIVVTEWRTKFRRAMNTQENATRARAVDSLLNFETVKYHNAEGYEVDRYREAILKYQHLEWKSTASLVLLNQTQNLVIGLGLLAGSLLCAYFVSEQKLQVGDFVLFGTYIIQLYMPLNWFGTYYRMIQTNFIDMENMFDLLKEKPEVKDLPGAGPLHFQRGHIEFENVHFSYTSGRETLQDVSFTVMPGQTLALVGPSGAGKSTVLRLLFRFYDISSGCIRIDGQDISQVTQISLRSHIGVVPQDTVLFNDTIANNIRYGRLTAGDEEVVAAAQAAGIHEAILTFPEGYETQVGERGLKLSGGEKQRVAIARAILKAPDIILLDEATSALDTSNERAIQASLAKVCANRTTIVVAHRLSTVVDADQILVFKDGCIVERGRHEVLLSRGSMYADMWQLQQRGQEEVSEDTKPLD
- the ABCB6 gene encoding ATP-binding cassette sub-family B member 6 isoform X4 translates to MVIVGNYCEAEGPLGPAWVKGGLSPCFFFTLMPSTLMALGALALVLALPCKRRERPAGPHEPSWSAGPLVAPYVLQLLLATLQVALPLASLVGRVGTAGAAPLPGYLLLASILGTLASACGLGLLVVEHNQAWQKLAMGIWIEFRHSSGLLLLWTVAFTAENLALVSWNSPQWWWARADLGQQVQFSLWVLRYVVSGGLFILGLWAPGLRPQSYALKVNEEDQDVERSEVQSPEAPPRSTWQDLGRKLRLLSGYLWPRGSPVLQLVVLICLGLMGLERGLNVLVPIFYRDIVNLMTEKAPWSSLAWTVTTYVILKFLQGGGTGSTGFVSNLRTFLWIRVQQFTSRQVELRLFSHLHELSLRWHLGRRTGEVLRIVDRGTSSVTGLLSYLVFNVLPTLADITIGIIYFSMFFNAWFGLIVFLCMSLYLSSEHPPVVSAIGSDVLISSSPSSPSCHSTVVTIVVTEWRTKFRRAMNTQENATRARAVDSLLNFETVKYHNAEGYEVDRYREAILKYQHLEWKSTASLVLLNQTQNLVIGLGLLAGSLLCAYFVSEQKLQVGDFVLFGTYIIQLYMPLNWFGTYYRMIQTNFIDMENMFDLLKEKPEVKDLPGAGPLHFQRGHIEFENVHFSYTSGRETLQDVSFTVMPGQTLALVGPSGAGKSTVLRLLFRFYDISSGCIRIDGQDISQVTQISLRSHIGVVPQDTVLFNDTIANNIRYGRLTAGDEEVVAAAQAAGIHEAILTFPEGNISAGYI